A single window of Longimicrobium sp. DNA harbors:
- a CDS encoding aspartate-semialdehyde dehydrogenase, translating into MHVALLGATGAVGRTMLQVLAERGLRIDRLTVLASARSAGRSIEWGGREWTCQAPAPGLFRGVDFALFSAGADRSKEWGPRAADEGAVVIDNSSAWRMDPQVPLVVPEVNAAAARERPRGIIANPNCSTIQMVVALESIRQAAGLTRVIATTYQSVSGAGETGRDALRHELAGEAGESPFARPIAGNVVPQIGDFDEEGWTGEERKMVNETRKILSLPDLPVAATCVRVPVDVGHSVQVTVETERDLSVEEATRALASFPGIVVQGGAKAYPTPLELAGRDEVFVGRVRRDPFLPRTLHLWVVADNLRKGAATNAVQIVEELTRA; encoded by the coding sequence ATGCACGTCGCGCTGCTGGGCGCCACCGGCGCCGTGGGCCGCACCATGCTGCAGGTGCTCGCCGAGCGCGGCCTGCGCATCGACCGCCTGACGGTGCTGGCCTCCGCGCGCTCCGCCGGGCGTTCCATCGAGTGGGGCGGGCGCGAGTGGACCTGCCAGGCGCCTGCACCGGGGCTGTTTCGCGGCGTGGACTTCGCCCTGTTCTCTGCAGGCGCGGATCGGTCCAAGGAGTGGGGTCCGCGCGCGGCGGACGAGGGCGCGGTGGTGATTGACAACTCGTCCGCGTGGCGGATGGACCCGCAGGTGCCGCTCGTAGTGCCCGAGGTGAACGCGGCCGCCGCGCGCGAACGGCCGCGGGGGATCATCGCCAATCCCAACTGCTCCACCATCCAGATGGTCGTGGCGCTGGAGTCCATCCGCCAGGCCGCCGGGCTGACGCGGGTGATCGCGACCACGTACCAGTCGGTCAGCGGGGCGGGGGAGACGGGGCGCGACGCTCTTCGCCACGAACTGGCTGGCGAGGCGGGCGAGTCGCCGTTCGCGCGGCCGATCGCGGGGAACGTGGTGCCGCAGATCGGCGACTTCGACGAGGAGGGGTGGACGGGGGAGGAGCGCAAGATGGTCAACGAGACGCGCAAGATCCTCTCGCTTCCCGATCTGCCCGTCGCGGCCACCTGCGTACGGGTGCCCGTTGACGTGGGCCACTCGGTGCAGGTGACGGTGGAGACGGAGCGCGACCTGTCGGTGGAGGAAGCGACGCGCGCGCTGGCGTCGTTCCCCGGCATCGTGGTACAGGGCGGGGCCAAGGCGTATCCCACGCCGCTGGAGCTGGCGGGGCGTGACGAGGTATTCGTCGGGCGGGTGCGGCGCGATCCGTTCCTGCCGCGCACGCTTCACCTGTGGGTGGTGGCGGACAACCTGCGGAAGGGCGCCGCGACCAACGCCGTGCAGATCGTGGAGGAGCTTACGCGTGCCTAA
- a CDS encoding NUDIX hydrolase: MPKRRRGGSARARAVIETSAGGVIYRWNDGRAHVLLIRDAYHHWGFPKGHVEESESASEAALREVAEETGLTELRLGPRLRTIDWFFRFRGKLIHKFCHFYLIECPAGETCPQQEEGITECIWLPLDEAIQSISYDNAREVLVLAAERLLGDYADADEVEAAIHEFEGGESRTRASIGE, from the coding sequence GTGCCTAAGCGCCGCCGCGGAGGCAGCGCCCGTGCCCGGGCCGTCATCGAGACCAGTGCCGGCGGTGTGATCTACCGCTGGAACGACGGCCGTGCGCACGTGCTGCTGATCCGCGACGCGTACCACCACTGGGGTTTTCCCAAGGGGCACGTCGAAGAGAGCGAAAGCGCGTCGGAGGCTGCGCTGCGCGAGGTGGCGGAAGAGACGGGGCTGACGGAACTGCGCCTGGGGCCGCGGCTGCGCACCATCGATTGGTTCTTTCGCTTCCGCGGCAAGCTGATCCACAAGTTCTGCCACTTCTACCTGATCGAGTGCCCGGCGGGCGAAACCTGCCCGCAGCAGGAGGAGGGCATCACGGAGTGCATCTGGCTTCCTCTGGACGAGGCCATCCAGTCCATCTCGTACGACAACGCCCGCGAGGTGCTGGTCCTGGCCGCCGAGCGCCTGCTGGGTGACTATGCCGACGCGGACGAGGTGGAGGCGGCCATTCACGAGTTTGAGGGGGGCGAGAGCCGCACGCGCGCAAGCATCGGCGAGTGA
- a CDS encoding HigA family addiction module antitoxin, producing the protein MKHSPTLPPIHPGEILREEFMRPLGLSQARLARDIGVPARRIAGIVRGKRTVTAETALRLARFFGTSERFWLNLQAHYDLEVERDRLGPRLEAEVAVLADRAA; encoded by the coding sequence GTGAAGCATTCACCCACGCTGCCGCCGATTCACCCGGGGGAGATTCTCCGTGAGGAGTTCATGCGCCCTCTCGGACTCTCACAGGCCCGCCTCGCGCGTGACATCGGCGTACCGGCGCGGCGGATCGCCGGCATCGTGCGTGGAAAGCGGACGGTGACTGCGGAAACCGCGTTGCGCCTTGCGCGGTTTTTCGGGACGAGCGAGCGGTTCTGGCTGAATCTGCAGGCGCACTATGACCTGGAGGTCGAGCGGGACCGCCTAGGGCCGCGCCTTGAGGCAGAAGTCGCCGTTTTGGCCGACCGCGCCGCCTGA
- a CDS encoding AI-2E family transporter, translating to MIDNPSDSFNWRAFHWVIVLLVVGFFLYSVQSILNPFILFLLLLFLMQPYSGTRHHLLIVSAAVGLTMMWILHTTGFLLAPFVLAVVLAYLQHPLVARLERRKLSRNTATMLLALPALLIIFLVFFLGIPALSAQIAEFIRGTPQLIQTATLRLEQWQATLASRDVPGLDEQMLLERMKSIQPEAVMAWMQQRQAVLANGIWRGVLGLGRGLGTVLTLLGYVFLTPILTFYLLRDWPSIVARLRDLIPTTYRDRVVAFATEYDRLLASYMRGQLIAAAAVGVLTWLGFMLLGFPYALLLGVVAGVFNVVPYMGLVASLIPALIIAIFSNDILWSLGKIGIVFAVVQVLDSAVLGPKIVGESVGLHPVWVILALSVFGFFLGFLGLLIAVPLAVLIKLLVHHGMARYRSSALFRGEHPLVAVD from the coding sequence ATGATCGACAATCCATCCGACAGCTTCAATTGGCGTGCGTTCCATTGGGTGATCGTGCTGCTGGTGGTGGGGTTCTTTCTGTACAGCGTGCAGAGCATCCTCAACCCGTTCATCCTGTTCCTGCTGCTGCTGTTCCTGATGCAGCCGTATTCGGGAACGCGGCACCACCTGCTGATCGTCAGCGCGGCGGTGGGGCTGACGATGATGTGGATCCTCCATACGACGGGGTTCCTGCTCGCGCCCTTCGTGCTGGCGGTGGTGCTGGCGTATCTGCAGCACCCGCTGGTGGCGCGGCTGGAGCGGCGAAAGTTGTCGCGCAACACGGCCACGATGCTCCTGGCCCTGCCCGCGCTGCTGATCATCTTCCTGGTCTTCTTCCTGGGGATTCCAGCGCTGAGCGCGCAGATCGCGGAGTTCATCCGCGGCACGCCGCAGCTGATCCAGACGGCCACGCTGCGGCTGGAGCAGTGGCAGGCCACGCTGGCAAGCCGCGACGTGCCGGGGCTCGATGAGCAGATGCTGCTGGAGCGGATGAAGTCCATCCAGCCGGAAGCGGTAATGGCGTGGATGCAGCAGCGGCAGGCGGTGCTGGCGAACGGAATCTGGCGCGGCGTGCTGGGGCTGGGCCGCGGGTTGGGGACGGTGCTCACCCTGCTGGGCTACGTGTTCCTGACGCCGATCCTCACCTTCTACCTGCTGCGCGACTGGCCCAGCATCGTCGCGCGACTCCGTGACCTGATCCCGACGACGTACCGCGACCGCGTGGTGGCGTTCGCCACCGAGTACGATCGGCTGCTCGCCAGCTACATGCGCGGGCAGCTGATCGCCGCTGCGGCTGTGGGCGTGCTCACCTGGCTGGGCTTCATGCTGCTAGGCTTTCCGTACGCGCTGCTGCTGGGCGTGGTGGCCGGCGTGTTCAACGTGGTGCCGTACATGGGGCTGGTCGCCAGCCTAATTCCGGCGCTGATCATCGCCATCTTCTCCAACGACATCCTGTGGAGCTTGGGAAAGATCGGCATCGTGTTCGCCGTGGTGCAGGTGCTGGACAGCGCTGTGCTCGGCCCCAAGATCGTGGGCGAATCCGTGGGATTGCATCCGGTGTGGGTGATCCTGGCGCTGTCGGTGTTCGGCTTCTTCCTTGGATTCCTGGGACTGCTGATCGCGGTTCCGCTGGCCGTGCTCATCAAGCTGCTGGTGCACCACGGGATGGCGCGCTACCGCTCGTCGGCGCTGTTCCGCGGCGAGCACCCCCTGGTCGCCGTTGATTGA
- a CDS encoding 3D domain-containing protein, whose product MTRFLIATALLLASAPAADAQARNTGSAHTTRAAATAEAPRTPLAESPSVVQAAAPARMDLPRAESRSVGVERRVEMRSTAYCLRGTTRTGVRVRDGIAAGDPNVLPLGSVVRVSHTDGRLIGVFVIMDTGGAVRGNKIDLWFSSCAEAEDWGIRSVITEVLDIGRAS is encoded by the coding sequence ATGACTCGTTTCCTGATCGCCACCGCCCTGCTGCTCGCCTCCGCCCCCGCCGCCGATGCGCAGGCCCGGAATACCGGCTCCGCTCATACCACGCGGGCGGCGGCCACGGCAGAGGCGCCGCGCACCCCGCTGGCTGAGTCGCCGTCCGTGGTCCAGGCGGCGGCGCCCGCGCGGATGGATCTGCCGCGTGCGGAGTCACGCTCGGTGGGCGTGGAGCGGCGCGTGGAGATGCGCTCCACCGCGTACTGCCTGCGCGGCACCACGCGCACCGGCGTGCGCGTGCGCGACGGCATCGCCGCGGGCGATCCCAACGTGCTGCCGCTGGGCTCCGTCGTCCGCGTGTCGCACACGGACGGTCGGCTGATCGGGGTGTTCGTGATCATGGACACGGGCGGGGCGGTGCGCGGTAACAAGATCGACCTGTGGTTCAGCAGCTGCGCCGAGGCGGAGGACTGGGGGATTCGCTCGGTGATCACCGAGGTGCTGGACATCGGCCGCGCTTCGTAA
- a CDS encoding flotillin family protein, with the protein MSPLKLGAVLQMDPGAIMGGGAFLLVVTVIGLLFFATSRYRRCPANKVLVVSGSVGRGNSAKCISGGGTMVWPIFQEYDYLSLEPIQIDIPLKDALSFENIRVSVPSVFTVAIGTEPEIQQNAAIRLLKLTPEQIKRQAQDIIFGQLRQVIASMRIEEINRDRDSFLHNIQTSLEPELKKLGLVLLNVNITDINDESGYIEAIGRKAAAEAVQKARGDVADQEKMGEIRVADAERERVIQVANAHKLREIGIREAAREQAVRVAELDKEQKVGEQTAAFERDMAVKEAEQLKRVAVANADAKAIAGEAQSQAQIVATQAQLKVREAEAYQVAETRKREAEAAVQESQNRAMAKAALADAERVEAERRAQLEAPAKAEKARTIVEAEAAAEKRKLEAQAEAAAIYAKLEAEARGQYEIMAKKAEGLKLIVDACGGSKEAYSMLMLEHIDNLAQTAATAISNIKMDKVVVWDGGNGKATGSFLQGLAGTLPPMMDVIQNIGGVELPSMFGRLVEEPEAVPTDLVPVTKIIAEDGTATTAAAPAN; encoded by the coding sequence ATGTCCCCTCTTAAGCTGGGCGCGGTGCTCCAGATGGACCCCGGCGCCATCATGGGCGGCGGCGCGTTCCTGCTCGTTGTCACCGTCATCGGGCTGCTGTTCTTCGCCACCTCGCGCTACCGCCGTTGCCCCGCCAACAAGGTGCTGGTGGTGTCGGGTTCGGTGGGCCGCGGCAACTCGGCCAAGTGCATCTCGGGCGGGGGCACCATGGTGTGGCCCATCTTCCAGGAGTACGACTACCTGAGCCTGGAGCCCATCCAGATTGACATTCCGCTGAAGGACGCGCTCTCGTTCGAGAACATCCGGGTGAGCGTGCCCAGCGTGTTCACGGTCGCGATCGGCACGGAGCCCGAGATCCAGCAGAACGCGGCCATCCGCCTGCTCAAGCTGACGCCCGAGCAGATCAAGCGGCAGGCGCAGGACATCATTTTCGGCCAGCTGCGCCAAGTGATCGCGTCCATGCGCATCGAGGAGATCAACCGCGACCGCGACTCGTTCCTGCACAACATCCAGACGTCGCTGGAGCCCGAGCTCAAGAAGCTGGGGCTGGTGCTGCTGAACGTGAACATCACCGACATCAACGACGAGTCGGGGTACATCGAGGCCATCGGCCGCAAGGCGGCGGCCGAGGCGGTGCAGAAGGCCCGCGGCGACGTGGCCGACCAGGAGAAGATGGGCGAGATCCGCGTGGCCGACGCCGAGCGCGAGCGGGTGATCCAGGTGGCCAACGCCCACAAGCTGCGCGAGATCGGCATCCGCGAGGCCGCGCGCGAGCAGGCGGTGCGCGTGGCCGAGCTGGACAAGGAGCAGAAGGTGGGCGAGCAGACGGCCGCCTTCGAGCGCGACATGGCGGTGAAGGAGGCTGAGCAGCTGAAGCGCGTAGCCGTCGCCAATGCCGACGCCAAGGCCATCGCCGGCGAGGCGCAGTCGCAGGCGCAGATCGTGGCCACGCAGGCCCAGCTGAAGGTGCGCGAGGCCGAGGCCTACCAGGTGGCCGAAACGCGCAAGCGCGAGGCCGAGGCCGCCGTGCAGGAGTCGCAGAACCGCGCCATGGCCAAGGCCGCGCTGGCCGACGCCGAGCGTGTGGAAGCCGAGCGCCGCGCCCAGCTGGAAGCGCCGGCCAAGGCCGAGAAGGCACGCACCATCGTCGAGGCCGAGGCCGCGGCGGAAAAGCGCAAGCTCGAGGCGCAGGCCGAGGCGGCAGCCATCTACGCCAAGCTCGAGGCGGAGGCGCGCGGCCAGTACGAGATCATGGCCAAGAAGGCCGAGGGCCTGAAGCTGATCGTGGACGCCTGCGGCGGCAGCAAGGAGGCGTACAGCATGCTGATGCTGGAGCACATCGACAACCTGGCCCAGACGGCCGCCACCGCCATCAGCAACATCAAGATGGACAAGGTGGTGGTGTGGGACGGCGGCAACGGCAAGGCCACCGGCAGCTTCCTGCAGGGGCTGGCGGGCACGCTGCCGCCCATGATGGACGTGATCCAGAACATCGGCGGGGTGGAGCTGCCGTCGATGTTCGGGCGGCTCGTAGAGGAGCCGGAGGCGGTGCCCACCGACCTGGTGCCGGTCACGAAGATCATCGCCGAAGACGGCACCGCGACGACGGCGGCGGCCCCGGCCAACTGA
- a CDS encoding glycoside hydrolase domain-containing protein, whose protein sequence is MPLSGNVTPAPAGLRGFDANTPVNAEAAQAFWDAGYRFALRYVGRTQMASYDLTTAEAEILLNQGFGLMPVQHVLNPGWQPTTTLGQEYGANAAKFSQQIGFPPGVNVWCDLESVSNDASAADVIGYCNAWYTAVADAGYVPGLYVGYQPGLTGKQLYGSLKFSSYWAAYNVDGVSNPKPRGWQLVQLVGGGTIGGLSTEVYDADETRTDGKGGTAVWIQR, encoded by the coding sequence ATGCCACTCTCCGGAAACGTTACCCCCGCACCTGCGGGACTCCGCGGCTTCGACGCCAACACCCCCGTCAACGCGGAGGCGGCCCAGGCGTTCTGGGACGCCGGGTACCGCTTTGCGCTTCGCTACGTGGGACGCACACAGATGGCCTCGTACGACCTGACGACGGCCGAAGCGGAGATCCTGCTGAACCAGGGCTTCGGGTTGATGCCCGTGCAGCACGTGCTGAACCCGGGGTGGCAGCCCACCACCACGCTGGGCCAGGAGTACGGGGCGAACGCCGCCAAGTTCTCGCAGCAGATCGGCTTTCCGCCCGGAGTAAACGTGTGGTGCGACCTGGAATCGGTCTCGAACGACGCCAGCGCCGCCGACGTGATCGGCTACTGCAACGCCTGGTACACGGCCGTCGCCGACGCCGGGTACGTCCCCGGCCTGTACGTGGGCTACCAGCCGGGGCTCACGGGCAAGCAGCTGTACGGCTCGCTGAAGTTCTCCAGCTACTGGGCGGCGTACAACGTCGACGGGGTTTCCAATCCCAAGCCCCGAGGCTGGCAGCTGGTACAGTTGGTGGGCGGCGGCACCATCGGGGGGCTGAGCACCGAGGTGTACGACGCCGACGAAACGCGGACGGACGGCAAGGGAGGCACCGCGGTCTGGATCCAGCGCTGA
- a CDS encoding Txe/YoeB family addiction module toxin has protein sequence MAGRRKGAKQTPRAPAGPPETPARFPRLHPRFLEDLRFWVQTDPRVADRIVRLVEETARDPRAGIGKPEPLKGEHGVWSRRITEEHRLTYRMSSEHVDFLQARFHYGRSS, from the coding sequence GTGGCGGGGCGTCGTAAGGGAGCCAAGCAGACTCCCCGCGCTCCCGCTGGTCCGCCAGAGACGCCGGCCAGGTTTCCGCGCCTGCACCCACGCTTTCTGGAAGACCTGCGGTTCTGGGTTCAGACCGATCCACGCGTGGCGGACCGAATCGTACGACTGGTCGAGGAAACCGCGCGTGATCCGCGGGCGGGAATCGGCAAGCCGGAGCCGCTCAAGGGCGAACACGGCGTGTGGTCGCGCCGAATCACAGAGGAGCATCGCCTGACGTACCGCATGTCGAGCGAGCACGTCGACTTCCTCCAAGCTCGATTTCATTACGGACGCTCGAGTTGA
- a CDS encoding helix-turn-helix transcriptional regulator, whose amino-acid sequence MDDLDRFIAETALQHPEFRESYDRGYQAFHLGLLLRAARDDAKLTQAQVAARLGTHKSAISRMENHAEDIRLSTLQRYAQAVGCILKLELMPESEGTVEKAIRGYQEELAAAPPASVRTRRSKPAAQYAEHGD is encoded by the coding sequence GTGGATGATCTGGATCGCTTCATCGCCGAAACCGCTCTGCAACATCCCGAGTTCCGCGAGAGCTATGATCGCGGCTACCAGGCGTTCCACCTCGGCCTCCTGCTCAGGGCGGCGCGCGACGACGCGAAGCTCACGCAAGCACAGGTGGCCGCGCGGCTGGGCACGCACAAGTCGGCCATCAGCCGAATGGAGAACCACGCGGAGGACATCCGCCTTTCCACGCTGCAGCGCTATGCACAAGCGGTGGGATGCATCCTGAAGCTGGAGTTGATGCCGGAATCCGAGGGTACGGTCGAGAAGGCCATCCGCGGATACCAGGAGGAACTGGCGGCGGCCCCGCCCGCCAGCGTCCGCACGCGCCGTTCGAAACCCGCAGCCCAGTACGCGGAACATGGCGACTAA
- a CDS encoding type II toxin-antitoxin system RelE/ParE family toxin: MRDIEWYRTASGRSPVQEFLRSLTVEASSKVARALEDVRNLAHVPPKLMKKLRGTDELWEVRVQHGGNAYRLLCFFRWPEAGRAP, from the coding sequence ATGCGCGACATCGAGTGGTACCGCACCGCATCCGGGCGCTCACCGGTTCAGGAGTTTCTGCGCAGCCTCACGGTAGAGGCTAGCTCAAAGGTGGCACGCGCCCTCGAAGATGTCAGGAATCTGGCTCATGTCCCGCCGAAGCTCATGAAGAAGTTGCGGGGTACGGACGAGCTGTGGGAAGTTCGAGTCCAGCACGGCGGGAACGCTTACCGTCTCCTGTGTTTTTTTCGATGGCCCGAAGCTGGTCGTGCTCCTTAG
- a CDS encoding dehydrogenase E1 component subunit alpha/beta, giving the protein MALTTKKKPKADAAPALDRETLLGLYRTMLLSRRLDDKEIQLKQQNKIFFQISGAGHEGIQVAAAAHARPGYDWFYFYYRDRAFSLALGMTALDQLLQAVGAEADPSSGGRQMPSHWGHHKLNIVSTSSPTGTQFLQAVGTAEAGVRSQKLGEPLVEATRAHGDEVVFVTTGDGTTSEGEFWESLNSASNLKLPVVYIVEDNEFAISVPVEVNTAGGSISKLVVGFPDLYIQTCDGTDLWESHEVMGRAVEYARSRKGPALVHAKVIRPYSHSLSDDEKFYKTDAMRADEALRDPITRTATRLVELGMATADDLAQMEAEVNAEVQRATDEALASPQPDPSTAMLYLFSPDVDPTAEQFDTEDDPRPSGGETTMVDLINSTLRDEMRRDPRIMVFGEDVADVSREEMINDVKGKGGVFKVTAGLQREFGGTRVFNSPLAEANIVGRAIGMALRGLKPVVEIQFFDYIWPAMMQIRGELATMRYRSNNTFASPVVIRTTYGGYLKGGSIYHSQTGESLFAHCPGLRVVLPSNATDAAGLLRTAIRCEDPVLFLEHKHLYRQVYNKGQYPGPNFMIPFGKAKKVREGTDVTVVACGALVQRSLVAAKVAQERHGISTEVIDLRSLAPFDMESIAESVKKTNRVIVAHEDSLSWGIGSEIAARIADDLFPWLDAPVKRVASMDTWVAYAPQVERAILPEPEDVLAAIEEIKAY; this is encoded by the coding sequence ATGGCCCTCACGACCAAGAAGAAGCCCAAAGCCGACGCCGCGCCCGCGCTGGATCGCGAGACGCTGCTCGGACTTTATCGCACGATGCTGCTTTCCCGCCGTCTCGACGACAAGGAAATCCAGCTCAAGCAGCAGAACAAGATCTTCTTCCAGATCTCCGGCGCGGGCCACGAGGGCATCCAGGTGGCCGCCGCGGCGCACGCCCGCCCCGGGTACGACTGGTTCTACTTCTACTATCGCGACCGCGCGTTCTCGCTGGCACTGGGGATGACCGCGCTCGACCAGCTGCTGCAGGCGGTGGGCGCCGAGGCCGACCCGTCGTCGGGCGGCCGGCAGATGCCCTCGCACTGGGGCCACCACAAGCTGAACATCGTCAGCACGTCGTCGCCCACGGGGACGCAGTTCCTGCAGGCGGTGGGCACGGCCGAGGCGGGCGTCCGCTCGCAGAAGCTGGGCGAGCCGCTGGTGGAGGCCACCCGCGCGCACGGCGATGAGGTGGTCTTCGTCACCACGGGCGACGGCACCACCTCCGAGGGCGAGTTCTGGGAAAGCCTGAACTCGGCGAGCAACCTCAAGCTCCCCGTCGTCTACATCGTCGAGGACAACGAGTTCGCCATCTCCGTTCCGGTAGAGGTGAACACGGCGGGCGGCAGCATCAGCAAGCTGGTCGTCGGCTTCCCCGACCTGTACATCCAGACCTGCGACGGCACCGACCTCTGGGAAAGCCACGAGGTGATGGGGCGCGCGGTGGAGTACGCCCGCAGCCGCAAGGGCCCCGCGCTGGTGCACGCCAAGGTCATCCGCCCGTACAGCCACTCGCTGTCGGACGACGAGAAGTTCTACAAGACCGACGCCATGCGCGCCGACGAGGCCCTCCGCGACCCCATCACCCGCACAGCCACGCGGCTGGTGGAACTGGGGATGGCTACGGCGGACGATCTGGCGCAGATGGAGGCCGAGGTGAACGCCGAGGTGCAGCGCGCGACCGACGAGGCGCTGGCGTCGCCGCAGCCAGACCCGTCGACCGCCATGCTGTACCTGTTCTCGCCCGACGTGGACCCCACGGCCGAGCAGTTCGACACCGAGGACGATCCGCGGCCGTCGGGCGGCGAGACCACGATGGTGGACCTGATCAACTCCACGCTGCGCGACGAGATGCGGCGCGACCCGCGGATCATGGTGTTCGGCGAGGACGTGGCCGACGTCAGCCGCGAGGAGATGATCAACGACGTCAAGGGCAAGGGCGGCGTCTTCAAGGTGACGGCCGGGCTGCAGCGCGAGTTCGGCGGCACGCGCGTGTTCAACTCGCCCCTGGCGGAAGCCAACATCGTGGGCCGGGCGATCGGGATGGCGCTGCGCGGGCTGAAGCCGGTGGTCGAGATCCAGTTCTTCGACTACATCTGGCCGGCGATGATGCAGATTCGCGGCGAGCTGGCCACCATGCGGTACCGCAGCAACAACACCTTCGCCTCGCCCGTGGTCATCCGCACCACCTACGGCGGATACCTGAAGGGCGGCAGCATCTACCACTCGCAGACGGGAGAAAGCCTGTTCGCGCACTGCCCCGGGCTGCGGGTGGTGCTGCCGTCGAACGCGACGGACGCGGCGGGGCTGCTGCGCACGGCTATCCGCTGCGAAGACCCGGTGCTGTTCCTGGAGCACAAGCACCTGTACCGCCAGGTGTACAACAAGGGGCAGTATCCCGGCCCCAACTTCATGATCCCCTTCGGCAAGGCGAAGAAGGTGCGCGAGGGCACCGACGTCACGGTGGTCGCCTGCGGCGCGCTGGTGCAGCGGTCGCTCGTGGCCGCCAAGGTGGCCCAGGAGCGCCACGGCATCAGCACCGAGGTGATCGACCTGCGCTCGCTGGCGCCCTTCGACATGGAGAGCATCGCCGAGTCGGTGAAGAAGACCAATCGGGTGATCGTCGCGCACGAGGACTCGCTCTCGTGGGGCATCGGCTCCGAGATCGCGGCCCGCATCGCCGACGACCTGTTCCCCTGGCTGGACGCGCCGGTGAAGCGCGTGGCGTCGATGGACACGTGGGTGGCCTACGCGCCGCAGGTGGAGCGCGCCATCCTGCCCGAGCCCGAAGACGTGCTCGCCGCCATCGAAGAGATCAAGGCGTACTGA
- a CDS encoding DUF433 domain-containing protein, with translation MRMLGERVFHSHPEILGGTPVFCGTRVPVEILMEWLEGGYSLDEFLENFPTVTRDQAVAFLQQATQAALARIL, from the coding sequence ATGCGGATGCTCGGAGAGCGGGTGTTCCACAGCCACCCGGAGATCCTGGGAGGAACTCCGGTGTTCTGCGGCACGCGGGTACCCGTAGAGATACTGATGGAGTGGCTGGAAGGTGGGTACAGCCTCGATGAATTCCTGGAGAACTTCCCAACAGTAACTCGGGACCAAGCCGTCGCCTTCCTGCAGCAGGCCACCCAAGCCGCACTCGCTCGGATATTGTGA
- a CDS encoding CPBP family intramembrane glutamic endopeptidase — protein sequence MTTTPASADSPRDRRPVRALGLYLAAVFIGGALLAPWLYWTVHSLAESVPAMEKISRMKFSRYLNRGLLITALAGLPVFIRAAGIRRWRDVGVAPGLVRWKGFAAGFGLGFTSLAGVCAVALLAGGRILKDRTAGELAAQFLGVLATALIVAVIEELLFRGAIFGSLRRAMRWPAALAVSSGIYAITHFMERAANPAKVDWLSGIRILPTTLAGMTEVRTLVPAVLSLALAGTILGLAYQWTGDLSASIGIHAGWIFWLKFYGFATRRSPGADEWFWGTGKVVDGWMALVALVVVLAVLLHLNGMRSRLDSATAPTS from the coding sequence ATGACGACGACTCCTGCATCGGCGGATTCGCCCCGCGACCGGCGTCCCGTGCGTGCGCTGGGGCTGTACCTGGCGGCGGTGTTCATCGGCGGCGCACTACTGGCGCCATGGCTGTACTGGACGGTGCACTCGCTGGCGGAATCCGTTCCCGCGATGGAAAAAATCTCGCGGATGAAGTTCTCGCGGTACCTGAACCGCGGGTTGCTGATCACCGCGCTCGCCGGCCTGCCCGTCTTCATCCGCGCCGCGGGCATCCGCAGATGGCGCGACGTGGGCGTCGCACCGGGGCTCGTACGGTGGAAGGGCTTCGCCGCGGGGTTCGGGCTGGGGTTCACCTCGCTCGCCGGCGTCTGCGCCGTCGCGCTGCTGGCGGGCGGGCGAATCCTGAAGGACCGCACGGCGGGCGAGCTCGCGGCGCAGTTCCTGGGCGTGCTGGCGACGGCGCTGATCGTGGCCGTCATCGAGGAACTGCTCTTCCGCGGCGCCATCTTCGGCAGCCTGCGCCGGGCGATGCGCTGGCCCGCGGCGCTCGCGGTGAGCAGCGGCATCTACGCCATCACGCATTTCATGGAGCGGGCGGCCAACCCGGCGAAGGTCGACTGGCTTTCCGGAATCCGCATTCTGCCCACCACCCTGGCGGGGATGACGGAGGTGCGGACGCTGGTCCCCGCGGTCCTCAGCCTGGCGCTCGCCGGAACCATCCTGGGGCTGGCGTACCAGTGGACGGGCGACCTGTCGGCCTCCATCGGCATCCACGCGGGGTGGATCTTCTGGCTGAAGTTCTACGGCTTCGCCACGCGCCGCTCGCCCGGGGCGGACGAGTGGTTCTGGGGAACGGGCAAGGTGGTGGATGGATGGATGGCGCTCGTCGCGCTGGTGGTGGTGCTGGCGGTTCTCCTGCATCTGAACGGGATGCGAAGCAGATTGGATTCCGCCACGGCGCCGACCTCATGA